Proteins from one Parvibaculum lavamentivorans DS-1 genomic window:
- a CDS encoding polyprenyl synthetase family protein produces the protein MTSSPANAAQFEAGLATVAAKVEEMLDRLLPRVEGPEARIAEAMRYAALGGGKRFRPFLVAQSAALFGVASEAALRAAAAAECVHIYSLVHDDLPCMDDDDLRHGLPAVHRQFDEATAVLAGDALLTLAFEILADPETHERARVRIELVRRLAIASGAHGMVGGQIIDLTSEGRELDMGGITRLQQLKTGALISFSCEAGAILGRASPDALHALHAYAHDMGLAYQIADDILDAEGDAAAMGKATGKDAAAGKATFVSILGLDRARAQAGMLAEQAVQHLDLFDERADLLRHAAHFVITRRN, from the coding sequence ATGACCTCATCCCCCGCAAATGCCGCGCAATTTGAAGCCGGATTGGCCACGGTCGCCGCGAAAGTGGAAGAGATGCTCGACCGCCTTTTGCCGCGCGTGGAAGGACCGGAGGCGCGCATCGCGGAGGCGATGCGTTATGCGGCGCTGGGAGGCGGAAAGCGCTTTCGCCCCTTTCTTGTTGCGCAGAGCGCCGCGCTTTTCGGCGTCGCCTCGGAGGCGGCGTTGCGTGCCGCAGCCGCCGCCGAATGCGTACATATCTACTCCCTCGTCCATGACGACCTTCCCTGCATGGATGATGATGACCTGCGCCACGGTTTGCCGGCCGTTCACCGCCAGTTCGACGAGGCGACGGCAGTCCTCGCAGGCGACGCTCTCCTGACGCTAGCCTTCGAAATTCTCGCCGATCCAGAAACGCATGAGCGTGCCCGTGTCCGCATCGAGCTTGTCCGCCGCCTCGCCATTGCATCCGGTGCACACGGCATGGTCGGCGGCCAGATCATCGACCTGACCAGCGAGGGCAGGGAGCTCGACATGGGCGGGATCACCCGTTTGCAGCAGCTCAAGACAGGCGCGTTGATCTCGTTCAGCTGCGAGGCAGGCGCCATTCTCGGCCGCGCCTCGCCCGATGCACTTCACGCGCTACATGCTTATGCCCATGACATGGGCCTTGCCTACCAGATCGCGGACGACATTCTGGATGCTGAAGGTGATGCCGCGGCCATGGGCAAGGCGACGGGCAAGGACGCGGCGGCGGGCAAGGCCACCTTCGTTTCGATCCTCGGCCTCGACCGCGCTCGCGCGCAGGCCGGGATGCTTGCGGAGCAGGCCGTCCAACACCTTGATTTGTTTGATGAAAGAGCCGATCTTTTGCGTCATGCCGCGCATTTCGTTATAACGCGCCGCAACTGA
- a CDS encoding histone deacetylase family protein: protein MTTLLVTHSACLEHETPPGHPECVARLRAVLGALETEDFALLQRAEAPRASHEQIARVHPMSHIERIESCVPESGFRRIDADTAMSPGSAEAAFRAAGAVVYAVDEVMSGRARNGFCAIRPPGHHAEPETSMGFCLFNNIAIGALHAREAHGCKRVAVIDFDVHHGNGTQAAFETNPDLFYASTHQWPLYPGTGRAGEFGLGNILNRCLQPGAGSAEFRAAISDAVIPALEQFRPDFIFISAGFDAHISDPLANLRLTDEDYGWVTAELVKTADRLCGGRVVSALEGGYDLEALASSSRAHVKALMLAA from the coding sequence ATGACCACGCTTCTCGTCACCCATTCCGCCTGTCTCGAACACGAAACCCCGCCGGGCCATCCCGAATGCGTGGCGCGGTTGCGTGCCGTGCTCGGCGCGCTCGAGACCGAGGATTTCGCGCTGTTGCAGCGCGCAGAGGCGCCGCGCGCCAGCCACGAGCAGATCGCGCGCGTTCATCCGATGAGCCATATCGAGCGCATCGAATCCTGCGTGCCTGAAAGCGGTTTCCGCCGCATAGATGCCGACACGGCGATGTCTCCGGGTTCCGCGGAGGCGGCTTTCCGCGCCGCCGGCGCCGTCGTCTATGCCGTCGACGAGGTCATGTCGGGCCGGGCCCGCAACGGTTTCTGTGCCATTCGCCCGCCGGGGCACCACGCGGAACCCGAAACTTCAATGGGCTTCTGCCTGTTCAACAACATTGCCATCGGCGCTCTTCATGCGCGCGAGGCGCATGGCTGCAAGCGTGTCGCCGTCATCGATTTCGACGTGCATCACGGCAACGGTACGCAGGCCGCCTTTGAAACGAACCCGGACCTCTTCTACGCCTCCACCCATCAATGGCCGCTTTATCCTGGCACGGGCAGGGCAGGAGAATTTGGCTTGGGCAATATCCTGAACCGTTGCCTGCAGCCTGGCGCCGGCTCGGCCGAGTTCCGCGCGGCGATTTCGGATGCGGTTATCCCCGCCCTGGAACAATTTCGCCCGGATTTCATCTTCATTTCGGCGGGTTTCGATGCACATATCTCGGACCCGCTCGCAAATCTGCGGCTCACCGACGAAGACTATGGCTGGGTCACGGCCGAGCTCGTGAAGACGGCGGACCGTCTCTGCGGCGGTCGCGTTGTCTCCGCGCTTGAGGGGGGGTATGACTTGGAGGCGCTGGCGTCGAGTTCGCGCGCGCATGTGAAGGCGCTGATGCTCGCCGCCTGA
- the dxs gene encoding 1-deoxy-D-xylulose-5-phosphate synthase yields MNSKPPTPLLDRVTVPADLRALGEGDLRQLAEELRAEMVDAVSQTGGHLGAGLGVVELTVALHYVFNTPEDRIIWDVGHQAYPHKILTGRRDRIRTLRQGDGLSGFTKRAESEYDPFGAAHSSTSISSGLGMAVARDLKGGTNNVVAVIGDGAMSAGMAYEAMNNAGSMNSRLIIILNDNDMSIAPPVGAMSAYLARLLSGGAYRSMRHLAKQLAQLLPKRLEESARRAEEYARGMATGGTLFEELGLYYVGPIDGHNFDHLLPVLKNVRDAGEGPILVHVVTQKGKGYAPAEAAEDKYHGVSKFDVVTGTQAKAQANAPSYTKVFAESLIAHAEEDDKIVAITAAMPGGTGLDLFAQRFPGRTFDVGIAEQHAVTFAAGLATEGFKPFATIYSTFLQRAYDQVVHDVAIQRLPVRFAIDRAGLVGADGPTHAGSFDVTYLACLPGFVVMAAADEVELKHMVATAVAIDDRPSSLRYPRGEGVGIEMPAIGTPLEIGKGRILRQGTKVAILSLGTRLAEALKAAEQLGALGLSTTVVDARFAKPLDEDLIARLAREHELLITVEEGSIGGFGSHVLDFLAHSGALDRGLKVRPMALPDIFIDQDKPEKMYDIAGLNAAQIVETALSVLGQERQIADFRQMTPQPLPKLV; encoded by the coding sequence TTGAACAGCAAACCCCCGACCCCTTTGCTTGACCGGGTGACCGTCCCGGCAGATTTGCGCGCGCTTGGTGAAGGCGATCTGCGGCAGCTTGCCGAGGAATTGCGCGCGGAGATGGTCGACGCCGTCTCGCAGACGGGTGGCCATCTCGGTGCGGGGCTTGGTGTTGTCGAACTGACGGTCGCTCTCCACTACGTGTTCAACACGCCGGAAGACCGCATCATCTGGGATGTCGGCCATCAGGCTTATCCCCACAAGATACTCACCGGCCGCCGCGACCGCATCCGCACGCTGCGACAGGGCGACGGACTGTCGGGTTTTACCAAGCGCGCTGAAAGCGAATACGATCCGTTCGGCGCCGCGCATTCCTCCACCTCGATATCCTCGGGCCTCGGGATGGCCGTCGCCCGCGACCTCAAGGGCGGCACCAACAATGTCGTGGCCGTGATCGGCGATGGTGCGATGTCGGCGGGCATGGCCTATGAGGCGATGAACAACGCCGGCTCGATGAACAGCCGCCTCATCATCATCCTGAACGACAACGACATGTCGATCGCGCCGCCTGTCGGCGCCATGAGCGCCTATCTCGCGCGCCTTCTGTCCGGCGGCGCCTACCGCTCCATGCGTCATCTCGCCAAGCAACTCGCGCAGCTCCTGCCCAAACGGCTGGAAGAAAGCGCCCGCCGCGCCGAGGAATATGCGCGCGGCATGGCGACCGGCGGCACGCTCTTCGAGGAGCTAGGCCTCTACTATGTCGGCCCGATAGACGGGCATAATTTCGATCATCTGCTGCCCGTGCTGAAGAATGTGCGTGACGCCGGCGAAGGGCCGATCCTCGTTCACGTCGTGACGCAGAAGGGCAAGGGTTATGCGCCTGCCGAAGCGGCGGAGGACAAATACCACGGCGTTTCAAAATTCGATGTTGTCACCGGCACGCAAGCGAAGGCGCAGGCAAACGCGCCGAGCTACACCAAGGTCTTCGCCGAAAGCCTGATCGCGCATGCCGAAGAGGACGACAAGATCGTCGCCATCACGGCGGCCATGCCGGGCGGCACGGGCCTCGATCTTTTTGCGCAGCGTTTTCCGGGGCGTACCTTCGATGTCGGCATTGCCGAGCAACATGCCGTGACTTTCGCTGCGGGCCTCGCAACCGAAGGCTTCAAACCCTTCGCCACCATCTACTCGACATTCCTGCAGCGCGCCTACGACCAGGTCGTGCATGACGTGGCGATCCAGCGTCTCCCCGTCCGTTTCGCCATCGACCGCGCTGGGCTCGTCGGCGCCGACGGACCGACGCATGCCGGTTCGTTCGACGTAACCTATCTTGCCTGCCTGCCGGGCTTCGTCGTCATGGCGGCGGCGGACGAGGTCGAATTGAAACACATGGTGGCGACGGCCGTCGCCATCGACGACCGTCCCTCCTCGTTGCGTTATCCCCGGGGCGAAGGCGTCGGCATCGAAATGCCGGCCATCGGCACACCTCTCGAAATCGGCAAGGGCCGCATCTTGCGTCAGGGCACCAAGGTGGCGATCCTCTCGCTTGGCACGCGTCTCGCCGAGGCGCTGAAAGCGGCCGAACAGCTCGGCGCGCTCGGTCTTTCGACAACAGTCGTCGATGCGCGCTTCGCAAAGCCGCTGGACGAAGACCTGATCGCGCGTCTCGCCCGCGAGCATGAGCTGCTGATTACCGTGGAAGAGGGCTCCATCGGCGGCTTCGGCAGCCATGTGCTTGATTTCCTCGCCCATTCCGGCGCGCTCGATCGTGGCCTGAAAGTCCGGCCCATGGCGCTGCCGGACATTTTCATTGACCAAGACAAGCCGGAAAAAATGTACGACATCGCCGGGCTGAAC
- a CDS encoding exodeoxyribonuclease VII small subunit, with the protein MSAAKAEAHNDIDKLSFEEALAQLEKIVGQLESGEAPLEKSIELYERGTALKAHCETRLKAAEARVEKITLSASGEPSGTEPLDVG; encoded by the coding sequence ATGTCCGCCGCCAAAGCCGAAGCACATAACGATATCGACAAGCTGAGCTTCGAGGAGGCGTTGGCGCAGCTTGAGAAGATCGTCGGTCAGCTCGAATCCGGCGAGGCGCCGCTTGAGAAGTCGATTGAACTCTATGAACGCGGCACCGCGCTGAAAGCCCATTGCGAAACGCGCCTGAAAGCGGCGGAAGCGCGCGTCGAAAAGATCACCCTGTCGGCTTCAGGCGAGCCTTCGGGCACCGAGCCGTTGGACGTCGGCTGA